A window of Hordeum vulgare subsp. vulgare chromosome 5H, MorexV3_pseudomolecules_assembly, whole genome shotgun sequence genomic DNA:
TGAAATTATACATTAACAAAAGTCACAAAAATTAATCTTCATCGCATACAGTTTTCCCTTTCTGTTGACCCAATGTAATAAAAGAAGATATGCACGAATCTGTGCTAATCAAATGGTTAAAAACTACTGATAGAGTAAGTAAAACTTAAGCTTATGATGCTTCTGCTTGCCAGTTTTCAGAAGCAAATTGAGATCAGAAATCACCACAACGTCCCCTTGCTACAGACTTATAGCATTGGGGAGAAGCAAGGACTAGTTcttcaaaagaaaaataaaacgcaGGAAGTGATGCTTACCCATTGAACAAGAGTAAGCTCAGCTCCCATTCGATTCTGACCCATTGAATAAGGGTAAGCCTTTCTTCCTGTGATAACCTCCAGTATAACAACACCAAAGCTGTAAACATCTGACTTGGTAGTCAACTGACCGCTCTCAAGATACTCTGGCGCACAATACCCAGGTGTACCCACCACTCTGCTTGGAACAAAAAAATCTGAAAGTTTTGGATGATATCCCTCGCCAAGCAAAATATTCGCGCATTTCACTCCACAGTTTATGACAGGAGGGTTGCAGTTAACATGCAAATGCTTCAGGCCTTGAGCTGCCCCAGCAAGTATCTTCATCCTTGTATTCCAGTCAAGAGGCTTCTTATCAGGGGGAAGATCTGGGAAGATAAGAAAAACAAAACCTAATTCTGGTTAAACAAGCTTCTGATTATTCGGCAACAGTGTAATGAAGTAGGGAACTATTACACACATGGTAGTTCAGTACCGTACCGAAAAGGTGAGTTTCCAGGGAACCCAGAGGCATGAATTCATACACTAAAAGCCTCCGATCATCATCAGCGCAGAAGCCAACAAGCTTGACAAGATTCGGGTGATTCATCTTGCTCAACACCATAACTTCTGTGCAGAACTCTCTGCTCCCTTGCCATCCCGGGTTGAGGATCTTTATTGCAACCTGTTGCAGCAACATACAAGCGAATCATATACTACAACATCTCCTGAGCAAAACAACCTCAGTAAACAATAGCATGGATCGTCGACTACATTAAAAAATCGTGTTATGTCTCCTCCCAtaaccgatgtgggactaaaccgaACAGACGATCCGTGTGCCGTGGCTCGAAGAGGTCGGAGCAGGGACCTGGCCGAGAGGAGGTGCGGAGGAGGTCGGAGCAGGGACCTGGCCGAGACGAGGCGCGGAGGAGGTCAGAGCAGGGACCTGACCGAGAGGAGGTCGGAGCAGGGACCTGACCGAGAGGAGGTCGGAAGAGGTCGGAGCAGGGACCAAGCGGAGAGGAGGCGCAGGGGAGGGGGCCCGGTGAGCCGCCGGACTGGAGCTCCCCAGCCGGAGCGCGGGCGCCGAGGAGAAACAGGCATTGGAGGAGGCAGCGGGTGTGACGGCCTCCTGCGCAGGGGAGCCGGCCCCGATCTTCCTCATCTTGTTGCTTGTACTGGCGAGGTCGGACCCGATCATGTCTCCGTGCAGAGTTGGATAGACCTTGGATAGGACCAACTCATCACCTCCTTCCATGGCTCCCTCGTCCCATGGCAGGGTGAGTTATTGCATTAGGTATCCCAGGCGAAGCCTCTTCCCATGGCCATGGGGGCCGCTCACCTTGAACGAGAAGGCATGTCGATAACCTTGAATGGAGCCGGATATGAGGGGAACGGGGGCTCGATCAGATGTCCAGATCCCCCCGGGGACGCTTCTCCTGCTTCGGTGGTCAGTCGCCGTCGTGGAGTGGACGATGTTTATGAAGAAGACGGTCGTCCGCCGCGGTCGCAGGGGGGTAAGTCTCCACGAGGTCTTGCGGGTGGAATCGATAGACATCCACGCCCAGGTTGATGTAGCGGGGGCAGCATCCACGCGGGGTGGCCCCTCGCCCGGACGCGGAGCACCCCGAGGAGCACGAGGTGGCCGTCGTCCATCGCCGGAGGAGGCAGCGGCCCTGGAGGAGGCAGGGGCAGGCGGGCTggagcggcggcgccggcggcggcagACGCCTGTCTCTCTTCTTGGCTTTCCTCCATCTTTGATCGGGCCGGGTTGTTTTGGGTTGGGTTGGTTGCTCTGCTCCGCTCTGGTTTTGGGCGGCGGGGGGATATTTGAAGGAAGGGGCCGGTTGCGGTTGCGCCTGCAGGAAGGAAGAGGGGAGCGGGAACACGGGACAGGCACGACTCTGTCTCAAGTTAACTATGGTTCAGTTCAGAACTATCCCATTCCCATCTCAGGGAAACAAGCGTGCAACTTCAAATCCCATGAGAAATCAAACACTTTCACATGGAAGACACCGAATAGATCATCACCTTGCTATGGAATTCTCGTAATTCCGCTCGTTCCTTGCGAAATTCTGACCCGGATTGACCGAATAATCCCTAGAACCAAACAGACGAATTGGAACAATCGGGTCAGCAAGCGTCCCCTGTTTCCCAAACTGAAGTCAGCAGACACTgccaagggtgtgtttggttgggggGAGCAACTGTCAGATGGTCTGCCTCACCAAACTTCTTGGTCGGCTCGGTATCGCGGACCTGGAACGATTCGGAAGAGCGCTGGATTTGGTGGCTTCACTGGAACGACCCATGGCCGGATCACCACTGAACAGCCTTGCGATGCTTCCGACTTTGGGGCTTCCATGACAATCACCATTCGGGACTTGGAACAAAGTCAGGCCAAAATAAAGTAGACGCTGAGCATGTTAGGCTTAAGCTTTGTGATGAATGCTGGGACCCGTAACAGGTGCTATTGAAGCTGCTTGAGATGCCGCCTCACAAGTTTCAGTTCTGCCGCCGCCCCAAGAATGTAATACTGTCGCACAAGTTCTTGCACAATTTGGGTCTAATAAAGCTAAGCGTCTGTACCCCCTTTCTATCTGGGCTGATCATGCCTGCCCCCTGACTTTGTAACTGTGCTGCACAATCTGCATTCAAGTTGGGAGCAACAGGGGTGGTCCTGGTCTTGCCGAAGCAAGTCAAAAACTCGAATGCCCTACATATAATGCACAGATACTGGTAGTCTCTAAATGTACTGTCGACTTACCAAGCCTTGGTTATCCCTGCTCATGGCGACCAAGGGTAGCCCGCCGGCTTCACTGCCCATGACACGGAAGAGGATCACAGGAACCACCATCTTGCTGCATCTACAACACAATTAACCGGCAGTTTGCTCAGAATGTTATTGTTTTCTTTTGCCAAATGAAACGGGTGAAGAAAAAAACTTTACCCTACCCCACACGCAACACGGCGCAGCACATCCATGTTCCTTCAGGCATCCAATGTcacattccccccccccccccccccaaactgaaCAAATAGCAACACACACTTGTCAGTGTATCAAAATGAGATTTCCACAGCTGGTAAGAAACACCATGATGACTCAATTCGGACAAATCATGAAAGAATGTCATTGGGCATGTATATGTTGTGGTAACTGCAATAGTGTTAGCAGAGCGAATAATAGTTTGAACAGGGCCCTAACAGAATACATTACAAGACTACAAACTCACTGTTTGCTTCGAGCAGCTCGGATAGCATGACCTTCGAACTGTGAAGGACTAACCTGTTCGCACAGCATAACAAAATTCTTGGTCAGGTTCAGTAGACTAAGGTTCCAGGCTGACTAGTTGATTGAGTTGTTTTATTAGTATGTATCTAACGGGAGTGATAGCAATTTTATCACTGTATTGCAGCAATGATAATTGATTCCAAGTTCCTTTATGTAGCAACCTCTAGAATGTTAGTCGACAACAGTATTAACAACAACAATATTTGTAATGCCCGATAAGAGAAGGTGTGTAAATAAACGGCAAGAAGTAATCCTTTCCCCCAACATAATAGCCGACATCTGAGCCCTCTTGCAAAATACCACTCACTTGTGCAAACCATGGTCCCTGCAGCAAGAACATATGTAGAGCAATAAAATGCATTGAACTCGAGGAGAAACAAATGTACAATGCAAGCAGCAGAGCCTACTTTCTTGTAGTTCTTACTTCACCTGTAGTCTTTACTCCTGGAGGAAAATTCTTAGGTACCCTAGCAGATGAAGTTGGACTTACTGCACTTGTAGTCTTGACTAGTGGGTAGAAATTCCTAGGTACCCTAACAGATGAAGTTGGGGGTCCAATTTTAGGTGACCTGTTACATGCCATCAGTAGAAACAATGCTATGTAAGAGAAAGGTACATTTGAAATTGGAGTACTGGCTTATTGAAATTCAGCCCGACTAATCCCTAGAACCAAACAAACAATGGGAATGGTGGTTTATGGAAAGCCTAGTCAGAAATGGAAATTCAATTCCGCGCCATGGATGaaggagctgctgctgctgcgtggTGGGTGGTGCTCCCCTGCTGCTTCCTGGCTTCTCGCCGGAGGTGAATCGATCCTGCAAATCGTCAAATTGGTAGTCGAGGATCAAGGGGGAGACAGGGAAGCACAAAAATTCAGTGCTGGGAGGAAGAGCATCAAAAAATTACAGTGGTAGTCTTGGCTGGAGACGCAGCTCCCTCGGCTAGATTCAAGGTGCAGGGCGTGTGGGGGGTGGCTCGGTGGCGCACCACCACGCCGGCATGGAGCTTCTCCCATCTGGTCGTCGCGGCGGCCGTGGTCGATGAGGGGGGAGCAGCCGCGCTGGTCCTCGTGGGCGAGCCGCGTCGAGGGTGGAGGGCGCGGTGGCGGGGGCTGGGGCGGTCTACGGCGACCAGCCACCGGTGAGCCGCGCTGGTCGCCGTGGGTGAGCCGCGGCGCCGTGTGGGCAGAAGGTGTTCCTCGTGGGCGATGAGGAGGGGGTGACAAGTGTGTGTTTGTGGTTAAGTTTTTCTTTTCCCTCTTTAATTTACTTGGAAATTTGGCCCAATATCTAACTCTAATAATGTACAAAAAGAACCGAATTGCAAAAAGAGTGCTCAAAAGTATACTTCCAATTATGTTCAAACATGGTTGGGGCCTTTCTTTCGCTGGTACCTCCGACGGCGACTAGGGCGATTAGGGTTTCGAGGGGACTCATCGGTTCTCGCTGATGTCGACAAGGGGCGCGTCCGATCAACGGGGAAGGGATGGCTCGGTCCTCCTCTCACATTGGCACGGAGAACGCTGGCTCGTCCATCTCGGCGATAGCAAAGTTGGAGGAGGCAATGGGAAGCTGGACATTACCAGGAGGAGGCAACTCCCTTGTTGATCGACGACGTCCAGGTCGGGGCAAAACATAATTGGTTGAAGGAAAGAAAGATCTTGTATCGTAATCCGTTCCATATACAGACAATTTTATGTGCGCTCCTCCCGGCTCAAGGAAACCCTAGATGTCTTGTTTTTCGTCTGCACGGAGAGAGCATGTTTTCGGATGAATTCGAAACCCAACACTATATCGCCATGGCACGTGAGCAAGCACAGATCGATCCTAGAGAAATTTGAAGAATCCATGAGCCCATCATAACTCAGATTCAATAAACTTCATATTTGGGCAAGGGTGGTTATTCTTCTCTCCTTACAATTTGAGGAATGATACTTGGGGTCTTTCGATCGCCTAGCAAATTGATAAGAAGCAACAGTTGTGCCGATTTATTTCGTGGTGGTTAGAGTCACAATTGATATGTAATAACCCTTGAGATATATTGTTTATTATTTGACAGTGAGAAACGACAAGGATTGGTATTGATGGGGTTAtaatcctagggtagggtcataggcatgccctgtaggtcctacccaaggactacccttcataacggacaaggcccttagtcagttccgacttaactaagaagttcccatcatccagtcggtaacagatcttcgaccatccagtcggagacgagcattcggagtatatcaaactaaccgactgaattccactatgTGCATCGTAACTCCCCtgggggaaacggtcatacgtttccatgcgcctttattagcatttaaaatgtacgttacctgtaacgtaggcatttaatcgccattactccacccctgtgcaccgaaccgttgtggagggcagcgcactctatataagccaccctcccccactggtgcaggggttagcaactcattgtattccatattccactcgacaacaagctcccagagcactgagacgtagggctattacctccaccgcggaggggcctgaactcatacaacctcgtcgtagctaaggctctgccatccttttcgtaccctacacatctactgtcagacttatacccacgacagttggcgcccaccttggggcaggcgtccaagcgacttccggcgagtttgcgactacttcgtttcatcatgtcgtccggtggagattcgagcataggtcaccagatcttcttcggcgctctctccttcatcatcgacgattcggcgtggcttcgggacgccccactcgacgtcgaggcgcttccccgccgtggggctacgcacttccgtgccggcgcccacggcattcttcttctccagcagtcggctccggtgtcgacctacaccgccgtcacgcgccgcaacaagcggtcccaccgtccacggctccagcgttgggtgcaacacgcccaggcgcgccagaacgagtcttcacaagtggcggttctagagtcggttgtggttgccccgccgtcccagcactcggactcggttccgactgagtttccttccgagtacgcgggtcgcgggcctgcagcagaagtacacatggccaactcccatgaagatccccgtcaagctggtcggaacgagcatgaagtCGGCGAAACGTCTGGCGCGCGTCGCccacctcgtcgttctgccagtcggcacactcggcggagcaacgtggagttgttccgcacacccctcctcaacttggctgcggctgccaagatagccgattcccttcagccgactgattcagaggctggcagggggatcgagcaaaaccgcgccctgttgcacacggcgcagcagcaaaattcggctgtctctgagtcgcacaataggatcgacaatagttctgttcatgcgaatacgcatcggtcagttcacagccctggttctcatcagcggcaaaggggaggcagccgttccataaatcccgaagatcgtcgccgttcacgcacccctccgcggggtgggccctacgggccccgacatcatgatgatcggcgttcagtcagtgacacttacgacccaaggcccgacgcgagagggcgtatcgcccagcgaagggtcgacaggggccgagcccaccgcgatggttacgatatggaccgtccgagtggaagcaggaccatcgtgtctggtcccgagtgttacagtcgagccatccgttcggctaacatctctcccaacttccgattggcgacgggaatcagcaagtttacaggagagtccaagccagaaatgtggctggatgattaccgagtggcagtccagatcggaggaggggacgaccatgtcgccatgaagcacctccctctgatgctcgacgactcggcgcgagcgtggctgaaccagttggccccctcaggcATCTAcatttgggcagatctggcccgagtgttcatcaggaccttcgaagggacgtgcaagcgccctgcgggcctcgtggagctccagcattgcgtccagaagcagaatgagcccctgcgtgatttcattcagcgttggacaactctctaccacacggtggagaacgtcacagagcatcaagcagtctgcgccttcaaggcagcgtgcggtacagggatctgtacctaaagttcggccgaacaggtgacatctccatgagcaagatgatggagatagcagcacgctatgcaaatggcaaagaagaggaccgcatccgaagcggaagcacaagacagtcagcgatggagatgggagtaacactcggaagcagaagcagaaagctccgtccactccgcaggcagaagctgcagccgtgaccaatgccaagttcaagggcaaagggaaggctcagtttacccccaagaagaagcagttcaataatcccatcctggaccagccatgtccggttcatacgaagatggatgaagagggcaaccccatatatccgaagcataccacttgacagtgccgcctcctgatctaggggttcggcgaagggcaaccgagtgaaaaggacaatgaacaggatgaggaggataaggaggatccgttcccccaagtccatgcaacactgatgatttttgctgacgttgagagcaagagtcggctgaagctggtgaacagggaggtgaacatggccacccctaccaaccccaagttcctcaaatggtctcagactgcgatcacctttgaccagtcggatcatccagcacacgtacccaccccggggagacaggctctggtcgtcgacccggtggtggaaggagtccgactgcgcaaagtcctcatggacggcggcagcggcttgaacatcatgtacgccgacactcttaaggggatgggcattccgatgtccaaactcagcgagagcagcatgcagttccatggagtcgtcacaggacggaaggccaagtcactcggccagatcgcgttggacgtcgttttcggctccgacaagaacttccgcaagaaaAAGCTgatgttcgaagtggtggacttccagagcatatgcgcgtttcatggcccgtccgtgttacgtatacctgaagctgaagatgccaggcccgaaaggtgtgatcaccatcacgggcaatcgacagcgggccgaagagtgtctgcagcagggatcaagaatcgccgaccagcagatggccgtcctcgagctcgacgagtacaagaaaacagtcgaccccgctgacttgatgcgctcgaaaaagccagcttcagagtctgcattccagtcgacgggagagacgaagaaggtcagcatccacccgacggacgacactgctgccccaacgaacatctccaccaccctcgatcctaaataggaagccgagctcacccaattcctccgtgagaactcggacatctttgcatggaaaccctctgacatgccaggtgtacccagggagttggctgagcaccgactgcatgtggatcccaccgctcggcccgtccgagaacgcctgcgccggtccgccgtgcacaagaggaaggcaatcggggaagaggtggccaagctgctggcagccaacttcattcgcgaggttcaccactccgagtggctcgccaatgttgtcatggtgcccaagaaagacaagtcgctccgaatgtgcatcgacttcaagcatctcaataaggtctgcccaaaagatcattttccgctcccccgcatcgatgaaattgtcgattcgactgcgggttgcgagcgtttgtcatttcttgatgcctactcgggctacataagatccgtctatatggccccgatgaattaaaaacagccttcatcaccccattcgggtgcttctgctacatcactatgccattcggtttgaagaatgcaggagctacctttatgcgcatgatccaaaaatgcctcctcgaccagatcggtcggaatgtggaggcatatattgatgatatcgtagtcaagtcacgcaaaggtttcgacctgctgattgacttggcagaaacattcaccaaccttcgtaggtacgatatcaagctcaaccccgcgaaATGTTCATCcgacgttcccagcggaaagttactcggtttcttcgtttccgaacgagggatcgatgtcaaccccgaaaagatcgggaccatcgcccgaatggagaggccggacagaatacacgatgttcaacggctcacaggttgcctagcggctttgagcaggttcatcagtcgactcggcgagaaagcacttcctctgtaccgactcatgaagaaatcagatacttttgagtggatagacgaagcctaagtcgcattcgacgacctcaaagtcctactttccacccagccggttcttactgctccgctcagtaaagagccccttcttctgtatatcgcggctacaaatcaagtcgtcagcattgttcttacagtcgaacgagaagaagaaggcaaagcatacaaagttcagcggccagtgtactacgtcttcgaagtcctgactccttccaagcagaggtatacccactatcaaaaacttatctacgggatttacatgactgcgaagaaggtagcccattatttccaagaccactcggtgtctgttgtttctgatgccctgttgtcggaaatcctccacaatcgggacgcatcaggccgagtggcgaagtgggcaatggagatgttgtactgcgatatcaagttcgaggccaagaaagctataaagtctcaagccctggctgacttcatagcagaatgggtagaacaacaacaaccgacccacatctactcggctcattggacaatgttctttgatgggtccaagatgttgaatggctccggcgctagcgttgtgatcgtatcgccaaagggcgacaaactcaaatatgtgttgcagatacactttgattcctccaacaatgaggcagagtatgaagctctcctttacggactgcgtatggccatctcactcggcgtccgtcgcctgatggtctatggcgattcagatttggtggttaatcaagtgatgaaagagtgggacgtcaggaaccccaccatgaccacatactgcaatgcagtgaggaagcttgagaagaagtttgaaggtctggaactccaccatgttccgcgactgaagaaccaagcagctgatgagttggcaaaactcggatccactcggagaacagtcccgagtgacgtctgcctcgagcacctccaccttccctcagtcaaagaagatcttttcacagaggaaccagtacaaccaaagagttcggcagatccgactaaagtcgatgtacctgctgtggttgatctggtcatggagattcttgctgtcatccccgattggactgtgccgatcattgcatatatcctgaggtaggaattaccagaagacgaagtccaggccaggcagataatccgcaggtcgaagtcgttcactgtcattgatggccaattgtacaaggaaagtgtttcaggcgttcttcaatgatgcatctccccagaggaggggaagctaatcttggaagaaattcactcgggaacctgcggccatcacgcctcttcaagagcattcagagctggtttcttctggctgtaggcaaatgaaatggctaaagatatggtcgaccgatgtgagggctgtcagttctactccaacaagtcccacaaaccaacatctgcgttgaagacaatccctcttgtgtggccgtttgcagtatggggattagatacggtcgatccattcaggacaggccaaggaggatacacacatctgttggtggcagtcgacaagttcacaaaatggattgaagccaagcccatcaagaagctcgacgccctaacagccatcaagtttgtgagggacatcatctccagattcggtgtacctcacagcataatcacggacaacgggacaaactttgactcagacagattcacaggtttctgtgcaagcaaaggtatctgagtggattttgcttccgtggcgcatcctcaatccaatggacaagcagagcgggtgaatggactcattctgcaaggtttgaagccccgactcttgcgagaggtgggacatgccgctggcgcatgggtcaccgagctaccttcagtgctttggggtcttcgcacaaccccgaacagatctacagggcgataaccgttcttcctcgtttacggagcaaaagcagtccttccgagtgacttgcttcacaatgctccacgagtcgaactcttctccgaagctgaagcagaacaagcaaggcaagatggagtggaccttctagaggaggagcgcgagatggcactgactcgctcaaccatttatcaacaagatctgcggcgcttccatgcacgccacgtcaggagtcgcacgttccaagc
This region includes:
- the LOC123396471 gene encoding receptor-like cytoplasmic kinase 185; the encoded protein is MDVLRRVACGVGCSKMVVPVILFRVMGSEAGGLPLVAMSRDNQGLVAIKILNPGWQGSREFCTEVMVLSKMNHPNLVKLVGFCADDDRRLLVYEFMPLGSLETHLFDLPPDKKPLDWNTRMKILAGAAQGLKHLHVNCNPPVINCGVKCANILLGEGYHPKLSDFFVPSRVVGTPGYCAPEYLESGQLTTKSDVYSFGVVILEVITGRKAYPYSMGQNRMGAELTLVQWAANLIARKDFGTLVDQMLTNQYSITELCRALTIARMCLKRTASERPEMVDVAAALAYIST